Genomic window (Alteromonas pelagimontana):
AGCGGAATCCGGTTCGGTCAGTACCGCAATACGTACAATTTCATCCAAATCTTCAGGCGTACTATTTGCAGCCGCTTGCACAACAAAGTCCACATAGCTGGGCTCGGCATTAATTGCCATTTCAACAATGGCCGTGCACGACGCTACACCTTTATCAATTGCTAACTTTACAATATCTTCTGTTGAAGCAGGTTGCGAGGAAATGGCTGCATGAATGATTTCTCTATAACTTTCCGGATAGGTATCAAGCGCCACATCTACTATAGCTACCATTTCCTGAGGATAATGACTCCCGATAGAACGGATTGCACGACCCACTGACATATTCTGATCGACCTGTCGTTTCAAAAATGCAGTATGAAACGGATCAACCGGCTCTCTATCTAATTCGGGATAAGCATTGGCAAGTACTGAACAACTCAATGTGGCCGTAACAACAAATAGACCAAACTTCCGCATCATTAAACCCTCTGTGGTAACTCAAAAGCCATTTAGCATGACTATAACTTAACCTACAATTAAAACGATACTACGCATAAATAGTTCAAATTGTCTATATTTTGTCAGCTTAGCGTGAAAACTAACCATTTAGTATTAATTTCTCAACTTTTTTCGCAATTGCTGTTGACCTTTATTTAGAAATCTCTAGAATGCGCATCCGCTTCGGCAGGAAAGTCAAAACACCGACGGCCCTGGTAGCTGGTAAAGCCAGTGCTGATGCGGGTTTCAGCTGCAACCACTGATGAAAGAAATTTCAAAAAAAGGTTGACGCCAGAAACGAAAAGCGTAGAATACGCGCCTCGCTTCAGGGGGTTGTAAGACACACCGCTGAAGCCGTTTTGAGTGACACGCTCTTGGAAATAAAAAATTTCAAAATGTGTTGACACGGAAAACGAAAGGCGTAGAATGCGCCTCCCGCTTCAGGGAATAACCTGAAGCAAGCGGTTGAAATGATTAGTCATTAACTGCTTTCTACACAGCATTTGATTCGTAGTGTTGTGCGACTTGATGAGTGACGAAGGAGTATGCTGATGCATGTGACTGAGAAGCGAAGAAGCCAAGCGCATCAATACGAAGCAAAGGCGCAGTAGAAATGTTCTTTAACAATTTATAACAAGACAATCTGTGTGGGCACTCGTTAAGAGTGTCACAACGACAATTCATATTTCGATATATTTAATTGAAGAGTTTGATCATGGCTCAGATTGAACGCTGGCGGCAGGCCTAACACATGCAAGTCGAACGGTAGCAGGATGTGCTTGCACATCGCTGACGAGTGGCGGACGGGTGAGTAATGCTTGGGAACTTGCCTTTTGGAGGGGGATAACAGTTGGAAACGACTGCTAATACCGCATAATGTCCATCTGTAAAAAGAAGGGACCAAAGGGGGCGCTTGCGCTCTTACCAAAAGAGAGGCCCAAGTGAGATTAGCTAGTAGGTGAGGTAAGAGCTCACCTAGGCGACGATCTCTAGCTGTTCTGAGAGGAAGATCAGCCACACTGGGACTGAGACACGGCCCAGACTCCTACGGGAGGCAGCAGTGGGGAATATTGCACAATGGGGGCAACCCTGATGCAGCCATGCCGCGTGTGTGAAGAAGGCCTTCGGGTTGTAAAGCACTTTCAGTTGTGAGGAAGGGTTGATGGTTAATACCCATCAGCATTGACGTTAGCAACAGAAGAAGCACCGGCTAACTCCGTGCCAGCAGCCGCGGTAATACGGAGGGTGCGAGCGTTAATCGGAATTACTGGGCGTAAAGCGCACGCAGGCGGTTTGTTAAGCTAGATGTGAAAGCCCCGGGCTCAACCTGGGACGGTCATTTAGAACTGGCAGACTAGAGTCTTGGAGAGGGGAGTGGAATTCCAGGTGTAGCGGTGAAATGCGTAGATATCTGGAGGAACATCAGTGGCGAAGGCGACTCCCTGGCCAAAGACTGACGCTCATGTGCGAAAGTGTGGGTAGCGAACAGGATTAGATACCCTGGTAGTCCACACCGTAAACGCTGTCTACTAGCTGTTTGTGAATTTAATTTGTAAGTAGCGAAGCTAACGCGATAAGTAGACCGCCTGGGGAGTACGGCCGCAAGGTTAAAACTCAAATGAATTGACGGGGGCCCGCACAAGCGGTGGAGCATGTGGTTTAATTCGATGCAACGCGAAGAACCTTACCTACACTTGACATGCTGAGAACTTTCCAGAGATGGATTGGTGCCTTCGGGAACTCAGACACAGGTGCTGCATGGCTGTCGTCAGCTCGTGTCGTGAGATGTTGGGTTAAGTCCCGCAACGAGCGCAACCCTTGTCCTTAGTTGCCAGCATTTGGTTGGGCACTCTAAGGAGACTGCCGGTGACAAACCGGAGGAAGGTGGGGACGACGTCAAGTCATCATGGCCCTTACGTGTAGGGCTACACACGTGCTACAATGGCAAGTACAGAGGGAAGCGAGACAGTGATGTGGAGCGGACCCCTTAAAGCTTGTCGTAGTCCGGATTGGAGTCTGCAACTCGACTCCATGAAGTCGGAATCGCTAGTAATCGCAAATCAGAATGTTGCGGTGAATACGTTCCCGGGCCTTGTACACACCGCCCGTCACACCATGGGAGTGGGATGCAAAAGAAGTAGTTAGTCTAACCTTCGTCGTTTCACGATGAGGGAGGACGATTACCACTTTGTGTTTCATGACTGGGGTGAAGTCGTAACAAGGTAACCCTAGGGGAACCTGGGGTTGGATCACCTCCTTACCAAAAGTCGACGCGACATTTTTGATGCAGTGCCTACACAGATTGTTTTGTTATAGAAGATAAAGAACGAGATAGACCTATGGGGCTATAGCTCAGCTGGGAGAGCGCCTGCCTTGCACGCAGGAGGTCAGCAGTTCGATCCTGCTTAGCTCCACCATCTGCCTACAGGCACTTGCTTCGCAAGTGAGCGCGACACGCGGTTTAATCGCAGGGAAACCCTGCTGACCTAATGTCTGCTTACTAAAGAAAGCAGGTCGGGTAGAAAGTTATTGCGATGGCTTGGTTTGTAGTGGTGTTCGACTTGACGAGCGACGAAGGAGCATACATATAGTATGTGACTGAGGAGCGAGGAAATAAAGAGCAGCAATACGAGCCCAGACAGAAGCAAGAACAGGCTTGTAGCTCAGCTGGTTAGAGCGCACCCCTGATAAGGGTGAGGTCGGCAGTTCAAGTCTGCCCAAGCCTACCATTTCTTCCGTATACGGCGTCAGAGAAAATCTCATGTGCTACGCGCACACCACGATTTCCTCTTCCTTATCTACGAAAGAAATACGCTAATATGGTCGGCAAAGCAGAATCCTAATGAATAACCGCGGGTAAAGCGAGTATTGATTAGGGTTTTTTACTCTAAGGCAAGAAGGTGTTTGCTTTGCAAATATCTACCTTGTGTTGCAATCGGCAAGTTCGATTGCAAGAAACGTTCTTTAACAATTTGGAAAGCTGATATTAGTAATCAATCTAAGAAAGAGTAACTAAGAGAGATAAATAGTATGCAACTGAGCGTACTGTGAGTCCTCCTTGCGCAAAAGTCATCCTCTGGATGATTTTGCACTCAAGCTACTCTATCTGACTGAAAACGTGCAGCAAGTGGGTCATTTTACACAACTGAGTGTAATGATGGTCCTCCTTGCGCAAAAGTAACGATGCTTTGCATCCTTATTTGGCACGAAATTGATTAGACTTGTCATGCATACAACAGAGATTCAATTCTCACCTGAGCCCGGATAAAAAGGCGGGTCAAGGCCGCTGTTGCCACCCTTTCACGAACATTAGCTGTTCAAAAGTGGTAACAGTAAAGTGTCATTTTCATATCACGCTTCAATATTTTATTATTGAGGGGCTGATAAACGAAAATGGCGAGTCAATAGTTTTCAGACGAACCGAGCGACGAAGGAGCGAAGGAGTGTACATTTAGTACATGACTGAGTGAGTGAGGAGTAGAGGTGAAGTATGGGAAGTATTGACGAAGCTATTTAGGGTTGTATGGTTAAGTGACAAAGCGTATACGGTGGATGCCTTGGCAGTTAGAGGCGATGAAGGACGTGTAAGTCTGCGAAAAGCTGTGGTGAGCTGACAAAAAGCATTTGAGCCACAGATGTCCGAATGGGGAAACCCACACATTTATGTGTATCATTAACTGAATACATAGGTTAATGAGGCGAACGTAGGGAACTGAAACATCTAAGTACCTATAGGAAAAGAAATCAACCGAGATTCCCTTAGTAGCGGCGAGCGAACGGGGAGTAGCCCTTAAGCTATATTGGTGTTAGTGGAAGGCTCTGGAAAGTGCCACGATACTGGGTGATAGTCCCGTACATGACAATGCCATTATAGTGAAAACGAGTAGGTCGGGACACGTGTTATCCTGACTGAATATGGGGGGACCATCCTCCAAGGCTAAATACTCCTAACTGACCGATAGTGAACCAGTACCGTGAGGGAAAGGCGAAAAGAACCCCTGTGAGGGGAGTGAAACAGAACCTGAAACCGTATACGTACAAGCAGTGGGAGCCTCTCTTTATGGGGGGTGACTGCGTACCTTTTGTATAATGGGTCAGCGACTTATATTTAGTAGCAAGGTTAAGTGAATAACGGAGCCGTAGCGAAAGCGAGTGTTAACTGCGCGTTGAGTTGCTAGGTATAGACCCGAAACCCGGTGATCTAGCCATGGGCAGGTTGAAGGTTGAGTAACATCAACTGGAGGACCGAACCCACTAACGTTGAAAAGTTAGGGGATGACTTGTGGCTGGGGGTGAAAGGCCAATCAAACCGGGAGATAGCTGGTTCTCCCCGAAATCTATTTAGGTAGAGCCTCGGACGAACACCATTGGGGGTAGAGCACTGTTAAGGCTAGGGGGTCATCCCGACTTACCAACCCTTTGCAAACTCCGAATACCGATGAGTGCTATCCGGGAGACACACGGCGGGTGCTAACGTCCGTCGTGAAGAGGGAAACAACCCAGACCGCCAGCTAAGGTCCCAAAATATTGCTAAGTGGGAAACGATGTGGGAAGGCTAAGACAGCTAGGAGGTTGGCTTAGAAGCAGCCACCCTTTAAAGAAAGCGTAATAGCTCACTAGTCGAGTCGGCCTGCGCGGAAGATGTAACGGGGCTAAGCAATATACCGAAGCTGCGGATTTGAACTTAGGTTCAAGTGGTAGGGGAGCGTTGTGTAAGTGGTTGAAGCTCAATTGAGAAGTTGGGTGGACATATCACAAGTGCGAATGCTGACATGAGTAACGATAATGGGGGTGAAAAACCCCCACGCCGGAAGACCAAGGTTTCCTGTCCCATGCTAATCAGGGCAGGGTAAGTCGGCCCCTAAGGCGAGGCAGAAATGCGTAGTCGATGGGAAACGGATTAATATTTCCGTACTTGTATAATCAGTGATGGGAGGACGGAGAAGGCTAGGCAAGCCTGGCGTTGGTAGTCCAGGTGAAAGTGCGTAGGCTGAGTGTTTAGGTAAATCCGGACACTTAAGGCCGAGACACGAGACGAGCCACTACGGTGGTGAAGTTGTTGATGCCCTGCTTCCAGGAAAAGTCTCTAAGCTTATGATTATGCGAACCGTACCCCAAACCGACACAGGTGGTCAGGTAGAGAATACTAAGGCGCTTGAGAGAACTCGGGTGAAGGAACTCGGCAAAATTGTACCGTAACTTCGGGAGAAGGTACGCCTCTGTTGGTGATAGGACTTGCTCCTTAAGCGAATGGAGGCCGCAGTGACCAGGTGGCTGGGACTGTTTATTAAAAACACAGCACTGTGCAAAATCGAAAGATGACGTATACGGTGTGACACCTGCCCGGTGCCGGAAGGTTAATTGATGGGGTTATCTTTTAGAGAAGCTCTTGATCGAAGCCCCGGTAAACGGCGGCCGTAACTATAACGGTCCTAAGGTAGCGAAATTCCTTGTCGGGTAAGTTCCGACCTGCACGAATGGTGTAACCATGGCCACGCTGTCTCCACCCGAGACTCAGTGAAATTGAAATCGCAGTGAAGATGCTGTGTACCCGCACCTAGACGGAAAGACCCCGTGAACCTTTACTATAGCTTGGCACTGAACATTGAACCTACATGTGTAGGATAGGTGGGAGGCTTTGAAGCATTGTCGCCAGATGATGTGGAGCCATCCTTGAAATACCACCCTTGTATGTTTGATGTTCTAACATAGGTCCCTAATCGGGATTATGGACAGTGTCTGGTGGGTAGTTTGACTGGGGCGGTCTCCTCCCAAATCGTAACGGAGGAGCACGAAGGTTAGCTAATCACGGTCGGACATCGTGAGGTTAGTGCAATGGCATAAGCTAGCTTAACTGCGAGACAGACACGTCGAGCAGGTACGAAAGTAGGTCATAGTGATCCGGTGGTTCTGTATGGAAGGGCCATCGCTCAACGGATAAAAGGTACTCCGGGGATAACAGGCTGATACCGCCCAAGAGTTCATATCGACGGCGGTGTTTGGCACCTCGATGTCGGCTCATCACATCCTGGGGCTGAAGTCGGTCCCAAGGGTATGGCTGTTCGCCATTTAAAGTGGTACGCGAGCTGGGTTTAGAACGTCGTGAGACAGTTCGGTCCCTATCTGGTGTGGGCGTTGGATGATTGAGGGGAGCTGCTCCTAGTACGAGAGGACCGGAGTGGACGAACCGCTGGTGTTCGGGTTGTCATGCCAATGGCATTGCCCGGTAGCTACGTTCGGAATCGATAACCGCTGAAAGCATCTAAGCGGGAAGCGAGCCCCAAGATGAGTCATCCCTGACCTTTAAGGTCTGGAAGGGTTGTTATAGACTATGACGTTGATAGGCAGGATGTGGAAGTGTTGTAAGGCATTAAGCTAACCTGTACTAATTGCCCGAGAGGCTTAACCATACAACGCCTAAATGGCTTCGAGAGAAGACCGGTGTTGTGTGTGAATGACAAACCTAATCAAGTCAAAAGAGTAGCGAAGACTCTGACTTAGACACTAATATTATGCTTTCCAGCATTGTTAAGACCAATTAAGAATTTATGTAAGGGTGATGCTCATACTTGAAAGAGTAGTGAAATCTTCCTTACGCAATAAGACAACGCCTTATTGCAACGAGTTTTTGCCTGGCGACAATAGCGACGTGGCACCACCTGAATCCATTTCGAACTCAGAAGTGAAACACGTTAGCGGCGATGGTAGTGTGGGGTCTCCCCATGTGAGAGTAGCACATCGCCAGGCTCCCATTCGAAGAAAGGGCTATCCGCAAGGGTAGCCCTTTTTTTATGTTGATAAGTTCTCGGCAGGCGCGCCATCGGCAACCACCGGACGTACTGTGTGTCCTGCTTGCGCAACAGCCACACTAATACCAATCGGCATAATTATTTGACCATATTAATCCAGTCCCTTTTGCACATAGCGCTCAGTCTTTGTGTATATACAATAAAGTAGTTCCATGCGTTTGTGCAGGCATCAACAATATCTGTGTAGCCTTTAAAACAGCGATTGGCTAAGTGATGTTGACGAAGCCAACTCCATACTTGTTCGACGGGATTGAGTTCAGGTGAATAGGGAGGAAGCTTGATGATACTTAGGTTGTCGATATCATTTGCAATGTCAACTGTATGCCAACCCGCGCCATCCATAATCACCACCGCATGATGCCCGGGCAACGTGCGAGCCGCTATTAATCTCAGATGTTGCTTCACGATGTCTTTATTAACCCACGGGGCGATCAGTGCTTTGGTATCTCCTGTTGCCGGGAATACTGCACCGAACAAATAGGCGTACTCGAATTGTTGTTGCTTAACGGCTCTTGGTCGGCTGCCTTTCTTTGCCCAAACTCGTTTGGTGGTATTTTGCTGACCGAAACGTGCTTCATCCTGAAACTAGATATCAACCTTTTCTAACGGAATATGGTCTGGGATCCGTTTGCTCGTTTCAATCTGTAGTTTTTTTAAACTCGTTTTGAACAGCTTGTGATTGTTGTGGATGGCGGGAACGGCTAGAGATCCACGACAACCCCAGCTGCTTCAAAATCCGATAAATATGAGACGGTTCATAAACGACGCCAAATTCACACTGGATGTAGCGATTGATATCAGCGCCGGTCAAACGACCTCCCTGTTCAGACAGGCTGTGAGCTTCAACGAAATCTGATAATTGTCGATGTTGGGCCTGTGAAAGGGTGGGAGGTCGGCCGGGAGAATATTTGTCATTGGGACCTTCAATACCGTGTTGCAGAAAAGTGGCGACCCACTTGTTCACGCTGCCTCGACTGACTTTTAATGTATTGGCAATGGCAGTCCTACTTTTACCCTCTTTAAAGTGGGCAAGCGCTAAAAGCCGGATCCTTTTTCTCGCGCGCGATTCGCGTCGTGCAAGTTGTACAAAATCTGCATCGTGAAGCATAGGCATTGAATGAATTTAAGTGACACACCATTAGATCACATATTTATGACGAATGGTATTATTGCCGTTATCCGGACTATTTGCTTAATCGGTATTGCTCATTTTTTTCTGTGTCACATGGCCTTTCGACACCATTTGAATACAATGGAAGGATAAAGAGACTTTTTCACGCCTGTTGCAGAAACGCTACTGCATTATTAAAAAGACTATGGCGATTTTAGGATTTGATATGCTGTTAGATGTGGTTACAGACAAGCACTTTTATCGTTGCGCAGAAGGATCGATCTGGACTGATGAAGCTTTTCCTTACGGCTTTTGGTGTGGCTATTTGAGCGTCTTCAACCAGGTCAATATTGTCGCCCCTGTATACAACGTTAAGTGCACTAGACCAGGCTGGCTTGAGGTAACGGGCGAAAAAGTATCTATCACAGCTGTCCCCGCAGGTGAGGGACTGGAAGCCTTCGCTATGAGACTGGTAAAGACATGTAAGATACTACGTCAACGCAAAGGGATCGCTGACAAAGTTATTTTCCGCTTGCCGGGTTTTCTATCGTGGTTGTACCAGGAAATGGTAAAGCCTGCCCTGCATCAATGTGGTGCAGAAGTTACTCATGATCCCGTCGATGTTTATGCAAAAGATAACAGTGTGGGCGTGTGGCATCCGTTTCTGCGAAAGCTGCATGAAGGGTTGCTGCGTCAGCAATGCCGTCAGGTCTGTGCCATTTCTTATGCCACTGAGCATGCGCTACAAGAACGCTATCCCCCTGCGGCAGAAGCGTTTCATACTCACTACTCTTCCATTTTCCTTAACAACGATGAGTACCATCAGCGCACTCAGTATCCGCTTCATAAGCCAGTACGGGTGCTGTGTATCAGCAGCCTGTCCCATTCCTATAAAGGCTGTGACGTCATGCTGGCTGCGCTACGTCAACTCATTGACGCGGGAGTAACGTGTCATCTCACATGGATTGGAGGAGGACAACAGGTAAATCGGATGCAAGGCGCCGCAGTGACTTTAGGCCTTCATACTGTAGCCGACTTCGTTGGAAATGTTTCTTGCGAGAA
Coding sequences:
- a CDS encoding glycosyltransferase family 4 protein: MLLDVVTDKHFYRCAEGSIWTDEAFPYGFWCGYLSVFNQVNIVAPVYNVKCTRPGWLEVTGEKVSITAVPAGEGLEAFAMRLVKTCKILRQRKGIADKVIFRLPGFLSWLYQEMVKPALHQCGAEVTHDPVDVYAKDNSVGVWHPFLRKLHEGLLRQQCRQVCAISYATEHALQERYPPAAEAFHTHYSSIFLNNDEYHQRTQYPLHKPVRVLCISSLSHSYKGCDVMLAALRQLIDAGVTCHLTWIGGGQQVNRMQGAAVTLGLHTVADFVGNVSCEKKIRDAMDAADIFIMPSKKEKLPHALLGAMARSVICIASSVAGVNELLNEERIVERGSAQALSEAIQTCLRMSEKQRLDEAKQNFQRAQDFHYDLLQARRLAMFAQLRNAR